The following proteins are encoded in a genomic region of Methanobacterium sp.:
- a CDS encoding SIS domain-containing protein, producing the protein MKYKMYKEILEQPKALKYTLKEEKSHMREIAEKFEEFEKIYLLGCGSSLSTCYSAKSAIDFISDRNLEVYTGYEFFYNKKLVYDNAGAILTSQSGETADTVAALKYAREKNVYTVAITNEGQSTMVHEAADAVVTRGGLESAILGTKTYMTQLMSLYTILFNIQGPEDEGHTKNIKKEVLSDIERLPVITEGLIKKTENENRELAEKFKDYDIFYCMGSGPNYGLAYKLAMTMFMEGALKHSCPLYSGEFRHGLIERAEKDVPIVFLDADYPGDEITKKSIEFGEKIGVKSIIYNMKDYSDMNNLMSPFALVVPLEWFIYYLAHFNGEDPGATRHIGKVRY; encoded by the coding sequence ATGAAATATAAGATGTATAAAGAAATTTTAGAACAGCCCAAAGCGTTGAAATATACTTTAAAGGAAGAAAAATCTCACATGAGGGAAATTGCAGAGAAATTTGAAGAGTTTGAAAAAATTTATCTTTTAGGCTGCGGCAGTTCACTTTCAACATGTTATTCTGCCAAAAGCGCCATTGATTTTATTTCTGATAGAAATTTAGAAGTTTACACTGGTTACGAGTTTTTCTACAACAAAAAACTTGTATATGATAATGCTGGAGCTATTTTAACATCCCAATCTGGAGAAACAGCAGATACGGTTGCTGCCCTAAAGTATGCCCGGGAAAAAAATGTTTACACAGTAGCAATTACCAACGAAGGGCAATCTACAATGGTTCATGAAGCTGCTGATGCAGTTGTTACAAGAGGAGGATTAGAAAGCGCTATTCTTGGAACCAAAACTTATATGACTCAGCTTATGAGTCTTTATACTATTTTGTTCAATATACAAGGCCCCGAAGATGAAGGTCACACTAAAAACATTAAAAAAGAAGTTTTAAGTGATATAGAAAGACTTCCAGTAATTACAGAAGGGTTAATTAAAAAAACCGAAAATGAAAACAGAGAACTTGCAGAAAAATTCAAGGATTATGACATATTTTACTGCATGGGAAGCGGGCCAAATTATGGGCTTGCCTACAAGCTGGCCATGACCATGTTCATGGAAGGCGCTTTAAAACATTCCTGTCCACTGTATTCAGGTGAATTCAGGCACGGTTTAATTGAAAGGGCAGAAAAAGATGTTCCCATAGTATTTTTAGATGCAGATTATCCTGGAGATGAAATTACCAAAAAATCCATTGAATTTGGGGAAAAAATAGGTGTTAAATCAATTATTTATAACATGAAGGATTATTCTGATATGAATAATTTAATGTCTCCTTTTGCACTTGTTGTTCCACTTGAATGGTTTATTTATTATCTTGCACACTTTAATGGCGAAGATCCAGGTGCTACAAGACATATTGGAAAGGTAAGGTATTAA
- a CDS encoding Hsp20/alpha crystallin family protein — translation MEKKEIKTKKELEMEKGGEKEAKEVPIETEASSVEKRLEKGRTTAQKIFEDMISTFREKQREFEKAMSEYGVPTAKPAMDVIETDNDIIVKTDLPGVKKEDIVVDLTEDSLEVMAKFEEESVVEDENFIKKERKYGEAKRAVSLPEQIKIEEASAKFADGVLTVTIPKEEKKRHHLKLE, via the coding sequence ATGGAGAAAAAAGAAATTAAGACAAAAAAAGAATTAGAGATGGAAAAAGGTGGAGAAAAGGAAGCAAAAGAAGTTCCAATTGAAACAGAAGCTTCAAGCGTGGAAAAGAGATTAGAAAAAGGTAGAACCACCGCTCAAAAAATATTTGAAGATATGATAAGCACTTTTCGTGAAAAACAGAGAGAATTTGAAAAAGCAATGTCAGAATACGGAGTACCAACAGCCAAACCTGCAATGGATGTTATAGAAACCGATAATGATATAATAGTGAAAACAGATCTTCCTGGTGTTAAAAAAGAAGACATTGTTGTTGATTTAACTGAAGATTCCCTGGAAGTAATGGCCAAATTTGAAGAAGAATCCGTAGTTGAAGACGAAAATTTCATCAAAAAAGAGAGAAAATACGGTGAAGCTAAAAGAGCCGTTAGTTTACCAGAACAGATTAAAATTGAAGAAGCCAGTGCTAAATTCGCTGATGGTGTTTTAACAGTTACTATACCTAAAGAAGAGAAGAAAAGACATCATTTAAAACTTGAATAG
- a CDS encoding NOG1 family protein: MFIPTVPTPDEILDKSFSRAKKAANKVRTSKIPRYQKAKKTEEARIKTAFQVARDTLNNLLDKTPQVERMHMFYQDYIDVMVGVDQLKKSLGALNWAAGLMTKLENEFVFKLRRSRPENAANIRKAAFGRISSVMHQIEDELNFLDFVKGKLRNMPTIDFEAFTIVIAGFPNVGKSTLLRQITPAEPKVADYPFTTHGIQIGHFEKKWKKYQIIDTPGLLDRPVRDMNNIELRAMVALEHLADIILYIFDASETSGYPLDAQMRLLEEIEHIFDTPIISVFNKMDLVENNKYLKKYSSKLGEPVMISASKGSGVELIIRKLEEFNNGEKRN; this comes from the coding sequence ATGTTTATACCAACAGTACCAACTCCTGATGAAATACTGGATAAAAGCTTCAGCAGGGCAAAAAAGGCAGCAAATAAAGTGAGAACTTCAAAAATTCCTCGCTATCAAAAGGCGAAAAAAACAGAAGAGGCCAGGATAAAAACAGCTTTCCAGGTTGCACGAGATACTCTAAATAACTTGCTTGACAAAACACCGCAGGTTGAACGCATGCACATGTTTTATCAAGACTATATTGATGTTATGGTGGGTGTAGATCAACTTAAAAAGTCTCTTGGAGCTTTAAATTGGGCAGCAGGATTAATGACAAAATTGGAGAACGAATTTGTTTTTAAATTGAGGCGTTCAAGACCAGAAAATGCAGCCAATATCAGGAAAGCAGCATTCGGTAGAATATCATCTGTAATGCACCAGATAGAGGACGAACTTAACTTTTTAGATTTTGTAAAAGGAAAGCTTAGAAATATGCCCACAATTGATTTTGAAGCGTTTACAATAGTTATTGCAGGATTTCCAAACGTTGGAAAATCCACACTCCTCAGGCAAATTACACCTGCAGAACCTAAAGTAGCAGACTATCCCTTCACAACCCATGGAATCCAGATAGGTCATTTTGAGAAAAAATGGAAAAAATACCAGATAATCGATACACCTGGACTTCTGGATAGGCCTGTAAGAGATATGAATAACATCGAACTTCGTGCAATGGTTGCGCTTGAACACCTTGCAGACATAATTTTATACATTTTTGATGCATCAGAAACATCTGGTTACCCACTTGACGCTCAAATGCGCCTTTTAGAAGAAATAGAACATATTTTTGATACTCCTATAATCAGTGTTTTTAACAAAATGGATTTGGTAGAAAATAATAAGTATTTAAAAAAATATAGTAGTAAACTGGGTGAACCTGTAATGATTTCAGCTTCAAAAGGTTCTGGTGTAGAATTAATAATCAGGAAACTGGAGGAATTTAATAATGGAGAAAAAAGAAATTAA
- a CDS encoding methanogenesis marker 16 metalloprotein translates to MNIRSIEEINRKIKRGEATVLTAEEVSGLVKNGKELKAEDIDIITTGTCGIMSGTAAIFHVKADEPGSFKKAKSVLLNGVPGFPGPCPNEWLGSVDLIVYGTSRSVYDEDYGGGFLFKDIVSGKDIEIEVESTHGEKIKSTVNIDDFGTARMIGTRLAFKNYTAFVNPTGESVASIFHAIEMEGPYRGLSFSGCGELNPLQNDPVMNTIKTGTKVLMCGSEGIIIGNGTRSTPEKPNLMISADMYDMDPHFLGGFKTAAGPEVFNSVAAAIPVLNDKILKDTYVINKDIPLPIADIRGRHMPLGTTNYAEVWENVDERPVYIPENCMDCKVCIVRERCPTGAFGDNFNTNRCFGCGMCAYSCPYGAFQMKRGKIQFKADDKLMDVPVICRQSDIKRARELAIELKNRILKGEFSISKCY, encoded by the coding sequence TTGAATATTCGCTCTATTGAAGAGATAAATCGAAAAATCAAAAGAGGGGAGGCAACGGTACTTACTGCAGAAGAAGTCAGCGGCCTTGTTAAGAATGGAAAGGAGCTAAAAGCAGAGGATATAGATATTATAACCACAGGAACATGTGGAATAATGTCTGGAACAGCTGCAATATTCCATGTAAAAGCAGACGAACCAGGATCATTTAAAAAAGCTAAAAGTGTACTCCTGAATGGTGTACCAGGGTTTCCAGGTCCATGTCCAAATGAATGGCTTGGTTCAGTTGATTTAATCGTTTATGGAACATCCCGCAGCGTTTATGACGAAGATTACGGTGGTGGGTTCTTATTTAAAGATATTGTATCTGGAAAGGATATAGAAATTGAAGTTGAATCCACACATGGGGAAAAAATAAAATCAACAGTCAATATAGATGATTTTGGTACGGCAAGAATGATTGGAACCCGCTTAGCATTTAAAAATTATACAGCATTTGTAAATCCTACTGGTGAATCTGTTGCATCGATATTTCATGCAATAGAAATGGAAGGGCCTTACAGAGGACTTTCATTTTCAGGGTGCGGCGAATTAAATCCATTACAAAATGATCCGGTGATGAATACTATAAAAACCGGAACTAAAGTGCTCATGTGTGGTTCAGAGGGAATAATAATTGGAAATGGTACAAGAAGCACTCCAGAAAAGCCGAATTTAATGATTTCAGCAGATATGTATGATATGGATCCTCATTTCCTCGGGGGGTTTAAAACTGCTGCTGGACCAGAAGTTTTTAACAGTGTGGCTGCTGCAATCCCTGTTTTGAATGATAAGATACTTAAAGATACATATGTCATAAATAAGGATATTCCACTTCCTATTGCCGATATCAGGGGAAGACATATGCCTTTAGGAACTACAAATTATGCTGAAGTCTGGGAAAATGTGGATGAAAGACCAGTATACATTCCAGAAAATTGTATGGACTGTAAAGTATGTATAGTGCGTGAAAGATGCCCAACTGGAGCTTTTGGCGATAATTTCAATACAAATAGGTGTTTTGGCTGTGGAATGTGTGCTTATTCCTGTCCTTACGGTGCATTCCAAATGAAACGTGGAAAAATCCAGTTTAAGGCCGATGATAAGCTTATGGATGTACCTGTAATATGCAGACAGTCTGATATTAAAAGGGCACGAGAATTAGCCATTGAGCTTAAAAATAGGATTCTTAAGGGAGAATTTTCAATTTCAAAATGCTATTAG
- a CDS encoding NTPase: protein MIDLNILITGRPGVGKTTVLKRIKNSLEEEGYHIGGIICPEIKEGGIRVGFSIIDLANKRKGILSHIKCKGPKVGKYKVNLKDLNEIGVPAIENALKRSDYVMVDEIAPMELHSKEFQKAVEKAFDDEKPVLAVIHRKSTHPFISGIKIRDDLLEFEVTLENRDLLHKEILNILEK from the coding sequence GTGATTGATTTGAATATTTTAATAACTGGAAGGCCAGGCGTGGGTAAAACCACTGTCCTTAAAAGGATCAAGAATTCCCTTGAAGAAGAGGGATACCATATAGGTGGAATTATCTGTCCAGAAATTAAAGAAGGGGGAATTAGAGTTGGATTTAGTATTATCGATCTTGCAAACAAAAGAAAGGGAATATTATCTCATATTAAATGTAAAGGACCTAAAGTTGGCAAATATAAGGTTAATCTAAAAGATTTAAATGAAATAGGGGTTCCCGCCATTGAAAACGCCTTAAAAAGATCTGATTATGTAATGGTAGATGAAATAGCACCTATGGAATTACACAGCAAAGAATTCCAGAAAGCAGTTGAAAAAGCATTTGATGATGAAAAACCTGTTTTAGCCGTAATACATAGAAAATCAACACATCCATTTATCTCAGGGATAAAAATCAGGGACGATCTGCTTGAATTTGAAGTTACTCTTGAAAATAGAGATTTATTACATAAAGAGATTTTAAATATCTTAGAAAAATAA
- a CDS encoding zinc ribbon domain-containing protein, translated as MIDMICDNCGVNIDEGEKYCPNCGMELLIPKTVKNKYYEDLKSIYSDNSNFSKPAKRYNNDSRSFSFDNSQTVEKPIKQRYMKYSNPESPDYSKYYDEEEYEESEYHQQDYYEEDYKEKSGSGIGNIVLLLFIALILGFIAGLLMFGSQSIPQIPGFNV; from the coding sequence ATGATTGATATGATCTGCGATAATTGCGGGGTAAACATTGATGAGGGGGAGAAATACTGCCCTAACTGTGGAATGGAACTTTTAATTCCAAAAACAGTGAAAAATAAGTATTACGAAGATTTAAAGTCAATTTACTCTGATAATTCTAATTTCAGCAAGCCTGCAAAGAGGTATAATAATGATTCAAGATCATTTAGTTTTGATAACTCCCAGACAGTTGAAAAGCCTATAAAACAAAGATATATGAAATATTCAAACCCAGAGAGCCCTGATTATTCTAAGTATTATGATGAAGAGGAATATGAAGAATCTGAATATCATCAACAAGATTATTATGAAGAGGATTATAAGGAAAAATCAGGGTCAGGAATAGGAAATATAGTCCTTTTATTATTTATAGCATTAATTCTTGGATTTATTGCAGGACTATTGATGTTTGGTTCGCAATCTATTCCTCAAATACCAGGATTTAATGTTTAA
- a CDS encoding radical SAM protein: MRRITENSTIKEELSTYFEIMLNKRPSRSNAAMGIEACKNYINSLWEEHESLRVDFNDKYSKFAFNDLKKPDFSYLDLKIKIAENIFENCYFCERRCYVNRNTDTGFCGVLNSKIASEFLHIGEEAPLVPSHTIFFTGCNFRCVYCQNFDISQFPGSGIEISEENLAKIIDRRRMEGSRNVNFVGGDPTPNLLYILKTMRLTRENIPVIWNSNFYMSEDAMKLLDSFVDLYLSDFKYGPSNCAQRLSRVPNYWDIITRNHLMAKKAGDMIIRHLVLPNHVECCSKPILKWISENLGNETVVNIMGQYRPVYRANEFPEIMRYPGRGEIEETINYAKSIGLINLI, encoded by the coding sequence ATGCGAAGAATTACTGAAAATAGCACAATAAAAGAAGAACTTTCCACTTACTTTGAGATCATGCTGAATAAAAGACCTTCAAGGTCAAATGCTGCCATGGGGATTGAAGCGTGCAAAAACTATATCAATTCTCTTTGGGAAGAACATGAATCTTTAAGGGTAGATTTTAACGATAAGTACTCTAAATTTGCTTTTAATGACCTTAAAAAGCCTGATTTTTCTTACCTTGATTTAAAAATTAAAATTGCAGAAAATATTTTTGAAAACTGTTATTTTTGTGAAAGAAGATGTTATGTAAATAGAAATACAGATACTGGCTTTTGTGGAGTTTTAAATTCTAAAATTGCCTCTGAATTCCTGCATATTGGTGAAGAAGCCCCACTTGTACCCAGTCACACCATATTTTTTACAGGCTGCAATTTTAGATGTGTTTACTGTCAAAACTTTGACATAAGTCAATTTCCAGGGTCTGGAATAGAAATAAGTGAAGAAAATCTGGCAAAAATTATTGATAGACGGAGAATGGAAGGTTCAAGGAACGTGAACTTTGTAGGTGGAGATCCAACCCCCAATCTACTTTATATTTTAAAAACAATGCGATTAACCCGTGAAAATATTCCTGTTATCTGGAACAGCAATTTTTACATGAGTGAAGATGCCATGAAACTTTTAGACAGCTTTGTTGACCTTTATCTAAGTGATTTTAAATATGGGCCTTCAAATTGTGCACAGAGACTTTCAAGAGTGCCTAATTATTGGGATATCATAACAAGAAATCATTTGATGGCAAAAAAAGCAGGAGATATGATTATAAGACATCTGGTGTTACCTAACCATGTTGAATGCTGTTCCAAACCTATTTTAAAATGGATATCTGAAAATTTAGGAAATGAAACTGTTGTAAACATTATGGGGCAATACCGGCCAGTTTACAGGGCAAATGAATTTCCTGAAATAATGCGTTATCCCGGTCGTGGAGAAATAGAGGAAACCATAAATTATGCAAAAAGTATAGGTTTAATAAATTTAATATAA
- a CDS encoding TldD/PmbA family protein: MIDLAEDALNFALKNSDHVEVYVEKEKSIGVDVQNNEVKFAKEDFTCGIGIRVILDTKMGFSYTTNIDKIKEMIENAIFNAKSNIADNYFDFAEETRYSPVKGLYDKKIESMAIEDSIEFAKTMINMVEDEKCEPTSGGFSAGCYESLILNSKGVNCKEKSSSFSGFIAVNAESNGVISTAYEGDSSRSFDINPEWIAFNASDIAKKSLNGKAVETKDIDVVLDQRAGAGLLGTFVNAVNADNVQRGRSIYANETGNKVVSSALSIYDDGTYEGGLNASRGDGEGAPSQKTTIIENGVLKNFIYDIYTAKKGNAESTGNGMRASFADMPAVGLSNVIIQFSDMIDISDINEGMIVTDVLGAHTANPISGDFSVEVNNAFKIENGEISEPVKKAMLSGNIFNVMKTASGISGKTRQIGPFVIPRILASSLRVIG; this comes from the coding sequence TTGATAGATCTTGCAGAAGATGCATTGAACTTTGCTTTAAAAAATTCTGATCATGTCGAAGTTTATGTAGAAAAGGAAAAAAGTATAGGTGTTGATGTTCAAAATAATGAAGTAAAATTTGCAAAAGAAGATTTTACATGTGGAATAGGAATAAGAGTAATTTTAGACACTAAAATGGGATTTTCATACACCACAAATATTGATAAAATTAAAGAGATGATAGAAAATGCAATTTTTAATGCAAAATCTAATATTGCAGATAATTACTTCGATTTTGCAGAGGAAACCAGATACAGCCCAGTTAAAGGACTTTATGATAAAAAAATTGAATCCATGGCTATTGAAGACTCCATTGAATTTGCAAAAACAATGATAAACATGGTGGAGGATGAAAAATGCGAACCTACTTCTGGAGGATTTTCTGCAGGATGCTATGAAAGTCTTATCTTAAATTCAAAGGGAGTAAACTGTAAAGAAAAATCATCTTCATTTTCAGGATTCATAGCTGTTAATGCAGAATCAAATGGAGTAATATCCACAGCTTATGAAGGAGATTCGTCAAGATCCTTCGATATTAACCCGGAATGGATTGCATTTAATGCCAGTGACATTGCCAAAAAATCCTTAAACGGAAAAGCAGTTGAAACAAAGGACATCGATGTTGTACTGGATCAAAGAGCTGGAGCAGGACTTCTGGGGACATTTGTAAACGCTGTAAACGCCGATAACGTCCAGAGAGGAAGGTCTATTTATGCAAATGAAACTGGTAACAAAGTAGTTTCAAGTGCACTAAGTATTTACGATGATGGAACATATGAAGGTGGTTTAAACGCTTCAAGAGGCGACGGTGAAGGTGCTCCCTCACAAAAAACCACTATTATTGAAAATGGAGTGCTTAAAAATTTTATTTATGATATATACACCGCTAAAAAGGGAAATGCAGAAAGTACCGGTAACGGGATGCGTGCTTCATTTGCAGATATGCCTGCAGTTGGTTTAAGCAACGTTATAATCCAGTTCAGTGATATGATAGATATTTCAGATATTAATGAGGGAATGATTGTTACAGATGTTTTAGGGGCACATACAGCCAACCCAATTTCAGGTGATTTTTCAGTTGAAGTAAATAACGCCTTTAAAATAGAAAATGGGGAAATAAGTGAGCCTGTTAAAAAAGCAATGCTATCTGGAAATATATTTAACGTCATGAAAACAGCGTCTGGAATTTCAGGAAAAACCCGTCAAATAGGACCTTTCGTTATTCCAAGAATTTTAGCATCTTCTTTAAGAGTTATTGGATAA
- a CDS encoding phosphoglycolate phosphatase yields MKAIALDIDGTITDKNRKICVNAINAIRCAEDRGYPVILVTGNILCVARTVAIMLGTSGGIVGENGGVIQTRKRTQIIGNIEKCRPAYEFLKSKYPVEKVEFSDQRISEIAIRRTIDVNTVKEAVRDFDVEVYDTKFAIHLTDPEVNKGKSLKIVANDIGTTPDEIMAIGDSENDLEFLEVAGFKVAVSNADEELKENTDYVTRKPYGDGTAEAIEKFILN; encoded by the coding sequence ATGAAAGCAATTGCTCTTGACATAGACGGTACCATAACCGACAAAAATAGAAAGATATGTGTAAATGCAATTAATGCCATTAGATGTGCAGAAGATAGAGGTTATCCCGTCATTTTAGTAACTGGAAATATACTTTGTGTGGCAAGGACTGTGGCAATAATGTTAGGTACGTCTGGTGGAATTGTTGGAGAAAACGGTGGAGTTATACAAACACGTAAAAGAACTCAAATAATTGGAAACATCGAAAAGTGCAGACCTGCCTATGAATTTCTAAAATCAAAGTATCCTGTAGAAAAAGTAGAATTTTCAGATCAAAGGATTTCTGAAATTGCCATACGAAGAACAATTGATGTAAATACTGTAAAAGAAGCTGTGAGGGACTTTGATGTTGAAGTCTATGATACTAAATTTGCAATTCACCTTACAGATCCAGAAGTTAACAAGGGAAAATCCCTGAAAATCGTTGCAAATGACATAGGAACCACACCTGATGAGATAATGGCTATTGGAGATAGTGAAAACGATCTGGAGTTCCTTGAGGTTGCAGGGTTTAAAGTAGCTGTTTCAAACGCTGATGAAGAACTAAAAGAAAATACAGACTATGTAACCCGAAAACCATACGGTGATGGAACTGCAGAAGCAATAGAAAAATTTATTTTAAATTAG
- the hypD gene encoding hydrogenase formation protein HypD, which yields MKNLSREIVERIENIKRPVKIMHVCGSHEHTIMQHGIRSLIPEEVEVVAGPGCPVCCVPSIEIDECLYLAREGVTITTFGDMLRVPGTTGTLQDAKADGADVRIVYGVNNATEIAKKTDNEVVFMAAGFETTAPTTAAEISAGPPENLSFLSCHRLIPPALKFLIESGEVNLNALIEPGHVSTIIGTRPYEEFSKKYGIPQVVAGFNPFDVLLAIYMVLKQFDRKAEVQNEYKRVVKEEGNIKAQELMDEVFYIKDKEWRGFPEIPNSAYEIRDEFSDANARERFDIKVKQGEKVPTGCICGPILRGVARPEECALFKTRCNPTNPIGACMVSKEGTCNIAFRYGSSF from the coding sequence ATGAAAAATTTATCCAGAGAGATAGTAGAACGGATTGAAAACATTAAAAGACCAGTTAAAATCATGCATGTGTGTGGATCTCACGAACATACCATAATGCAACATGGAATAAGATCATTAATCCCAGAGGAAGTGGAAGTGGTTGCAGGCCCTGGCTGCCCTGTTTGCTGCGTTCCATCCATAGAAATAGATGAATGTCTATATCTTGCAAGAGAAGGTGTTACCATTACAACTTTTGGAGATATGTTAAGAGTTCCAGGAACAACAGGAACACTTCAAGATGCAAAAGCTGATGGAGCAGATGTGAGAATAGTCTACGGAGTCAACAATGCCACAGAAATAGCAAAAAAGACAGATAATGAAGTTGTTTTTATGGCAGCGGGTTTTGAAACCACAGCACCAACCACCGCCGCTGAAATATCGGCAGGTCCTCCAGAAAACTTATCATTTTTATCATGTCATAGATTAATTCCCCCAGCACTGAAATTTTTAATTGAATCTGGTGAAGTAAATTTAAATGCACTTATAGAACCTGGACATGTTTCAACAATTATAGGAACGCGACCTTATGAAGAATTTTCAAAAAAATATGGGATCCCTCAAGTTGTGGCAGGTTTTAACCCATTTGATGTGCTGCTTGCAATTTACATGGTATTAAAACAGTTTGACAGAAAAGCAGAAGTTCAAAATGAATACAAGCGGGTAGTAAAGGAAGAAGGTAATATAAAAGCACAGGAACTCATGGATGAGGTTTTTTATATTAAAGACAAAGAATGGAGAGGTTTTCCTGAAATTCCAAATTCTGCCTATGAAATAAGAGATGAATTTTCAGATGCTAATGCCCGGGAAAGATTCGATATTAAAGTAAAACAGGGAGAAAAAGTTCCAACAGGCTGTATATGTGGTCCAATCTTACGGGGAGTGGCAAGGCCAGAAGAATGCGCACTGTTTAAAACCAGGTGCAATCCTACAAATCCAATAGGCGCCTGCATGGTAAGTAAAGAAGGTACATGTAATATTGCCTTTAGATATGGTTCCAGTTTCTAA